The following are from one region of the Pygocentrus nattereri isolate fPygNat1 chromosome 20, fPygNat1.pri, whole genome shotgun sequence genome:
- the LOC108415390 gene encoding BOLA class I histocompatibility antigen, alpha chain BL3-6-like isoform X1 translates to MELPDVQCCVESLTCMQLTILMVPFLHRVKRNSHSLDYFFTGVAPGINCAEFAVVGHVDRLQGGYFDSNSGKVILTGEWLKDNKDEEHWNKITKISQFYQEDFNVIIPAVMKLFSQTGGIHTWQWTIGCELHGNGTKRGYSRYGYDGEDWLTLDLSTSTWTAANAKAVITKQEENTAKAKGHKNFLENDCIEWLQKYVEFGRSTLERKVPPEVSLFQKDSSSPVVCHATGFFPKAVMISWQNNGEDLHEDVELSETLPNQDGTFQKRSILTVSPEELDRHNYTCIIQHSSLEEQVVLLVSERRVSGGVWIGTIIAAVVTVLLIFICVGVFVWMMKK, encoded by the exons ACTCCCACTCTCTGGACTACTTTTTCACTGGAGTCGCACCAGGAATCAACTGTGCAGAGTTCGCTGTTGTTGGACACGTGGACAGACTTCAAGGCGGGTATTTTGACAGTAACAGCGGGAAAGTGATCCTGACGGGAGAGTGGCTAAAGGACAATAAGGATGAAGAGCACTGGAACAAGATAACAAAGATTTCACAGTTTTATCAGGAGGACTTTAATGTCATTATACCTGCAGTAATGAAGCTCTTCAGTCAGACTGGAG GGATTCACACATGGCAGTGGACGATTGGCTGTGAGCTGCATGGCAATGGAACTAAGAGAGGATACAGCCGATACGGTTACGATGGAGAAGACTGGCTCACTCTGGATCTGAGCACCTCCACCTGGACTGCAGCCAACGCTAAAGCTGTTATTACCAAACAGGAGGAGAATACAGCTAAAGCCAAAGGCCATAAGAACTTTCTGGAGAATGATTGTATTGAGTGGTTACAGAAGTATGTGGAATTCGGCAGATCCACTCTGGAGAGGAAAG ttccTCCTGAGGTGTCTCTGTTCCAGAAGGACTCTTCTTCTCCAGTGGTGTGTCATGCTACAGGTTTCTTCCCCAAAGCAGTGATGATCTCCTGGCAGAATAATGGAGAGGATCTGCATGAGGACGTGGAGCTCAGTGAGACGCTACCCAACCAGGATGGAACCTTCCAGAAGAGGAGCATTCTGACCGTCTCACCTGAGGAGCTGGACAGACACAACTACACCTGCATCATTCAGCACAGCAGCCTGGAGGAGCAGGTGGTGTTACTGGTGTCTGAGCGCAGAG TTTCAGGTGGAGTCTGGATTGGTACCATCATTGCTGCCGTAGTGACTGTTCTCCTGATTTTCATCTGCGTTGGAGTTTTTGTGTGGATGATGAAGAAGTAG
- the LOC108415389 gene encoding H-2 class I histocompatibility antigen, Q9 alpha chain-like: MKKFWWLFLVSAVDLASSASHSLQYHYTAVTPGLHSPEFISEGLLDGEQVVYYDGNIRKKIPKTEWMEKNEREDYWKTETETSQHHQEEFRHDLINLMKRFNQTGGFHTVQQMYGCELDTDGAIRGHWLYGYDGEDFISFDLNTETWTAAHPKAVITKRRWDSQKVYAAQVKAYLLNECTAWLQKYVEYGRSSLERKVRPEASLFQKDSSSPVVCHATGFFPKEVNISWQKNGEDLHEDVELSETLPNQDGTFQKRSVLTVSPEELKKNEYTCVVQHSGLEKEVVLRASGHTGSDDATTGHHQFSDGTAVGLVLVLLLVLVGIVFMWRRMKT, encoded by the exons cctctcactctctgcaGTACCATTATACTGCAGTCACACCAGGACTACATTCCCCAGAGTTCATTTCAGAGGGTCTGCTGGATGGAGAACAGGTTGTTTACTATGATGGTAATATCAGGAAGAAGATCCCAAAGACTGAGTGGATGGAGAAGAATGAGCGTGAAGACTACtggaagacagagacagagactaGTCAGCATCATCAGGAGGAGTTCAGACATGATTTGATTAATCTAATGAAGCGCTTCAACCAGACTGGAG ggttTCACACAGTGCAGCAGATGTACGGCTGTGAGCTGGACACTGATGGTGCTATTAGAGGACACTGGCTGTACGGTTATGATGGAGAAGACTTCATCAGCTTTGATCTGAACACTGAAACCTGGACTGCAGCTCATCCTAAAGCTGTTATTACCAAAAGGAGGTGGGACAGTCAAAAAGTTTATGCTGCTCAGGTGAAGGCCTACCTGCTGAATGAATGCACTGCATGGCTACAGAAGTATGTGGAGTACGGCAGATCCAGTCTGGAGAGGAAAG tccgTCCTGAGGCGTCTCTGTTCCAGAAGGACTCTTCTTCTCCAGTGGTGTGTCATGCTACAGGTTTCTTCCCCAAAGAAGTGAACATCTCCTGGCAGAAGAATGGAGAGGATCTGCATGAGGACGTGGAGCTCAGTGAGACGCTACCCAACCAGGATGGAACCTTCCAGAAGAGGAGCGTTCTGACCGTCTCACCTGAGGAGCTGAAAAAGAATGAATACACCTGTGTTGTCCAGCATAGTGGACTGGAGAAGGAGGTGGTGCTGCGGGCGTCGGGTCACACAG GATCTGACGACGCCACTACTGGACATCATCAGTTCAGTGATGGAACTGCAGTCGGGCTTGTTCTTGTTCTCCTCCTTGTCTTGGTTGGTATTGTGTTCATGTGGAGGAGGATGAAGACCTG A
- the LOC108415390 gene encoding RLA class I histocompatibility antigen, alpha chain 11/11-like isoform X2, protein MTSLLLLIFTLHLVSADSHSLDYFFTGVAPGINCAEFAVVGHVDRLQGGYFDSNSGKVILTGEWLKDNKDEEHWNKITKISQFYQEDFNVIIPAVMKLFSQTGGIHTWQWTIGCELHGNGTKRGYSRYGYDGEDWLTLDLSTSTWTAANAKAVITKQEENTAKAKGHKNFLENDCIEWLQKYVEFGRSTLERKVPPEVSLFQKDSSSPVVCHATGFFPKAVMISWQNNGEDLHEDVELSETLPNQDGTFQKRSILTVSPEELDRHNYTCIIQHSSLEEQVVLLVSERRVSGGVWIGTIIAAVVTVLLIFICVGVFVWMMKK, encoded by the exons ACTCCCACTCTCTGGACTACTTTTTCACTGGAGTCGCACCAGGAATCAACTGTGCAGAGTTCGCTGTTGTTGGACACGTGGACAGACTTCAAGGCGGGTATTTTGACAGTAACAGCGGGAAAGTGATCCTGACGGGAGAGTGGCTAAAGGACAATAAGGATGAAGAGCACTGGAACAAGATAACAAAGATTTCACAGTTTTATCAGGAGGACTTTAATGTCATTATACCTGCAGTAATGAAGCTCTTCAGTCAGACTGGAG GGATTCACACATGGCAGTGGACGATTGGCTGTGAGCTGCATGGCAATGGAACTAAGAGAGGATACAGCCGATACGGTTACGATGGAGAAGACTGGCTCACTCTGGATCTGAGCACCTCCACCTGGACTGCAGCCAACGCTAAAGCTGTTATTACCAAACAGGAGGAGAATACAGCTAAAGCCAAAGGCCATAAGAACTTTCTGGAGAATGATTGTATTGAGTGGTTACAGAAGTATGTGGAATTCGGCAGATCCACTCTGGAGAGGAAAG ttccTCCTGAGGTGTCTCTGTTCCAGAAGGACTCTTCTTCTCCAGTGGTGTGTCATGCTACAGGTTTCTTCCCCAAAGCAGTGATGATCTCCTGGCAGAATAATGGAGAGGATCTGCATGAGGACGTGGAGCTCAGTGAGACGCTACCCAACCAGGATGGAACCTTCCAGAAGAGGAGCATTCTGACCGTCTCACCTGAGGAGCTGGACAGACACAACTACACCTGCATCATTCAGCACAGCAGCCTGGAGGAGCAGGTGGTGTTACTGGTGTCTGAGCGCAGAG TTTCAGGTGGAGTCTGGATTGGTACCATCATTGCTGCCGTAGTGACTGTTCTCCTGATTTTCATCTGCGTTGGAGTTTTTGTGTGGATGATGAAGAAGTAG